The following proteins come from a genomic window of Kitasatospora sp. NBC_01246:
- the mug gene encoding G/U mismatch-specific DNA glycosylase yields the protein MTETPRKPTQDQLLAARDSTIADIAGPGLRVLFCGINPGLWSGATGHHFARPGNRFWPALHRSGFTPRQFRPDEQRELLDLGLGITNVAPRATAKADELTADELREGGAALAARVLALRPRALAVLGIGAYRTAFGRRTAAVGRQPEGLGETEVWVLPNPSGLNAHYTLDALAREFRRLREAVE from the coding sequence GTGACCGAGACGCCCAGGAAGCCCACGCAGGACCAGCTGCTCGCCGCTCGCGACAGCACCATCGCGGACATCGCCGGCCCCGGGCTCCGGGTGCTGTTCTGCGGGATCAACCCCGGCCTCTGGTCGGGCGCCACCGGTCACCACTTCGCCCGGCCGGGCAACCGGTTCTGGCCCGCGCTGCACCGCTCCGGCTTCACCCCGCGCCAGTTCCGCCCGGACGAGCAGCGCGAGCTGCTCGACCTCGGCCTCGGCATCACCAACGTCGCCCCGCGCGCCACCGCCAAGGCGGACGAGCTCACCGCCGACGAACTGCGCGAGGGCGGGGCCGCGCTCGCCGCCCGCGTCCTGGCGCTGCGCCCGCGGGCGCTGGCCGTGCTCGGCATCGGCGCGTACCGGACGGCCTTCGGCCGGCGGACGGCGGCGGTCGGCCGGCAGCCGGAGGGCCTCGGGGAGACCGAGGTCTGGGTGCTGCCCAACCCGAGCGGGCTCAACGCGCACTACACGCTGGACGCGCTGGCGCGGGAGTTCCGGCGGCTGCGCGAGGCCGTGGAGTGA
- a CDS encoding YccF domain-containing protein codes for MKVIEFVLNAIWLIFCGIWMALGYVIAGIICCVLIVTIPFGIASFRIAGFVIWPFGRTTVERPEAGAASCVGNVIWLVFAGWWLALAHIATSIPLFVSIIGIPFGWANLKMIPISLMPLGREVVPTDERFGAR; via the coding sequence ATGAAGGTGATCGAGTTCGTCCTGAACGCCATCTGGCTGATCTTCTGCGGGATCTGGATGGCGCTCGGCTACGTCATCGCCGGCATCATCTGCTGCGTCCTCATCGTCACGATCCCGTTCGGCATCGCCTCGTTCCGGATCGCCGGTTTCGTGATCTGGCCGTTCGGCCGGACGACGGTGGAGAGGCCGGAGGCCGGGGCGGCGTCCTGCGTGGGCAATGTGATCTGGCTGGTGTTCGCGGGCTGGTGGCTGGCGCTGGCGCACATCGCGACGAGCATCCCGCTGTTCGTGTCGATCATCGGGATCCCGTTCGGCTGGGCCAACCTCAAGATGATCCCGATCTCGCTGATGCCGCTGGGGCGCGAGGTGGTACCCACCGACGAGCGGTTCGGCGCGCGCTGA